The following proteins are encoded in a genomic region of Gammaproteobacteria bacterium:
- a CDS encoding Hsp20/alpha crystallin family protein has product MTVIRYEPGSLFNQLQNEINRLFESRVGPAGEDSSTVVTSHWMPAVDIREETDRFVLYADVPGVDPKDIEVTMENGVLTIRGERKLESEEEREGYKRTERARGTFYRRFSLPDSADPERVSARGKNGVLEVTIPKHERVQPRKISVAE; this is encoded by the coding sequence ATGACCGTCATCCGTTACGAGCCGGGCAGCTTGTTCAACCAACTCCAGAACGAGATCAACCGTCTGTTCGAATCCCGGGTCGGTCCGGCGGGTGAGGATAGCTCGACCGTCGTGACGAGCCACTGGATGCCCGCCGTGGACATCCGGGAGGAAACCGACCGTTTCGTGCTCTACGCCGACGTCCCCGGTGTCGACCCGAAGGACATCGAGGTCACGATGGAGAACGGCGTTCTGACGATCCGCGGCGAGCGCAAGCTCGAGAGCGAGGAGGAACGAGAGGGTTACAAGCGCACGGAGCGCGCGCGGGGAACGTTTTACCGGCGTTTCAGCCTCCCCGACAGCGCGGACCCGGAGCGGGTCTCCGCACGCGGGAAGAACGGGGTGCTGGAGGTGACAATCCCCAAGCACGAGCGCGTGCAGCCGCGTAAGATATCGGTCGCGGAGTAA
- a CDS encoding DnaJ domain-containing protein, whose amino-acid sequence MEFKDYYKILAVGREATGDEVKRAYRKLARKYHPDVSKEADAEARFKEVNEAYEVLRDPKKREAYDRLGSSWKSGQEFTPPPGWGSEGGFDFGRAGFGEGGARSFSDFFESLFGGAAAGGAGRARRGAGGWGGAVRVRGSDERARIAVTLEEAFRGSTRALQLQVTDPALGGRGVRSRSLKVKIPAGVVQGQQIRLGGQGGPGVGGGENGDLYLEVDILPHRLFRVEGRDVSLNLPVAPWEAALGARVPAPTLDGKVDLLVPAGSQTGRKLRLKGRGLPGDPPGDQYVVLQIVVPPADSDAVRAFYERMAREIPFDPRAGMGV is encoded by the coding sequence ATGGAGTTCAAGGACTACTACAAGATCCTCGCTGTGGGCCGCGAGGCCACCGGGGACGAGGTCAAGCGCGCGTACCGCAAGCTCGCCCGAAAATACCACCCCGACGTGAGCAAGGAGGCGGACGCCGAGGCCCGCTTCAAAGAGGTCAACGAGGCCTACGAGGTCCTGAGGGACCCCAAGAAGCGGGAGGCCTACGACCGCCTGGGCTCGAGCTGGAAGTCCGGGCAGGAATTCACGCCTCCGCCAGGGTGGGGCTCGGAGGGCGGGTTCGACTTCGGGCGCGCCGGCTTCGGCGAAGGGGGCGCCCGCAGCTTCAGCGATTTCTTCGAGTCGCTCTTCGGAGGTGCGGCGGCGGGCGGCGCAGGTCGCGCCCGCAGGGGCGCGGGCGGCTGGGGGGGCGCCGTGCGCGTGCGGGGTTCCGACGAGCGGGCCCGGATTGCGGTCACGCTGGAGGAGGCCTTCCGCGGTTCCACCCGTGCCCTGCAGCTGCAGGTCACGGACCCGGCGCTCGGGGGCCGGGGCGTCCGCAGCCGCTCGCTCAAGGTCAAGATCCCGGCCGGGGTCGTGCAGGGTCAGCAGATCCGGCTGGGTGGGCAGGGCGGTCCCGGGGTCGGCGGCGGCGAGAACGGGGACCTCTATCTCGAGGTCGACATCCTTCCCCACCGGTTGTTCCGGGTCGAGGGCAGGGACGTCTCCCTGAACCTTCCCGTGGCACCCTGGGAGGCGGCCCTCGGCGCGCGGGTACCCGCGCCGACCCTGGACGGCAAGGTGGACCTCCTGGTTCCCGCCGGGTCGCAGACCGGGCGCAAGCTGCGGCTGAAGGGCCGGGGTCTCCCGGGGGACCCGCCGGGTGACCAGTACGTGGTGCTGCAGATCGTGGTGCCCCCGGCCGACAGCGATGCCGTGCGGGCGTTCTACGAGCGGATGGCCAGAGAGATCCCCTTCGACCCGCGGGCCGGCATGGGGGTCTGA
- a CDS encoding Hsp20/alpha crystallin family protein, producing MSTLDQLKGQLGRAWESVAEGWQHLRARAAEAVTHFTPVRSADSVETASDLVAVNAAHWALLAAEVRESDDAVIVRLEVPGMDADGFDISVVDDTLVVRGEKQVERESRQGRYHRMECAYGSFERRIPLPFRVEAGRAAARYRAGVLQVTLPKHGRYRARRIQVDSGA from the coding sequence ATGAGCACACTGGACCAGCTGAAGGGGCAACTGGGGCGGGCGTGGGAGTCGGTGGCCGAGGGCTGGCAGCACCTGCGCGCGCGCGCGGCCGAGGCGGTGACGCACTTCACCCCGGTGCGGTCGGCGGACTCCGTGGAGACGGCCAGTGACCTGGTGGCGGTCAATGCCGCCCACTGGGCGCTCCTCGCGGCAGAGGTGCGGGAATCCGACGACGCCGTGATCGTACGCCTCGAGGTCCCCGGCATGGACGCAGACGGCTTCGACATCTCCGTGGTCGACGACACGCTGGTCGTGCGCGGCGAGAAGCAGGTGGAACGGGAGAGCCGCCAGGGGCGCTACCACCGGATGGAGTGCGCCTACGGCAGTTTCGAGCGGCGCATCCCGCTGCCGTTCCGCGTCGAGGCGGGGCGGGCTGCGGCGCGCTACCGCGCGGGCGTCCTGCAGGTCACGCTGCCCAAGCACGGCCGGTACCGCGCGCGGCGGATCCAGGTCGACAGCGGCGCCTGA
- a CDS encoding DegQ family serine endoprotease, whose protein sequence is MRGVAVGRGRRLARVLLTLALAWGATSVPAALPPMVEGERLPSLAPMLERVTPAVVNISTRSTVRAQRSPLLSDPFFRRFFDVPDRPQERRSQSLGSGVVVDARRGYVLTNHHVVDNAQEIAVTLQDGRRLEGKLVGSDPETDIAVVQVPPENLTALNLADSDRLRVGDFVVAIGNPFGLGQTVTSGIVSALGRRGLGIEGYEDFIQTDASINPGNSGGPLVDLRGELVGLNTAILAPNGGNVGIGFAIPANMARDVMAHLVAHGAVRRGEIGVTVQDLTPALAGAFDLSREQGAVVTGVAKDSPAARAGLKPGDALVSINGREVRDAADVRNAIGLLRVGQEVRVEFQRAGKVRSVTIRVAEPSREAAAGDALHPHLAGATFGDLESPQQGRKKGVGVLGVEGRSPAAELGLRKGDVITSVNRTPVEGLEDFTRLVRQSGSGLLLGMRRGATSVYILVR, encoded by the coding sequence ATGCGCGGAGTCGCGGTGGGGCGGGGCCGGCGTCTCGCCCGGGTGCTGCTTACGCTCGCCCTGGCCTGGGGCGCCACGTCCGTCCCGGCCGCCCTGCCCCCGATGGTGGAAGGGGAGAGGCTGCCGAGCCTCGCCCCGATGCTGGAGCGCGTCACCCCGGCCGTCGTCAACATCTCGACCCGGAGCACCGTGCGCGCCCAGCGCAGCCCGCTCCTCTCCGACCCGTTCTTCCGGCGCTTCTTCGACGTGCCCGACCGGCCCCAGGAGCGGCGCAGCCAGAGTCTCGGCTCCGGGGTCGTCGTCGACGCCCGGAGGGGTTACGTCCTCACCAACCACCACGTGGTGGACAACGCCCAGGAGATCGCCGTCACGCTGCAGGACGGCCGGCGGCTGGAGGGGAAGCTGGTCGGCTCGGACCCGGAGACCGACATCGCGGTGGTCCAGGTGCCGCCCGAGAACCTCACGGCTCTGAACCTCGCGGACTCCGACCGGCTGCGGGTCGGGGACTTCGTCGTCGCCATCGGCAACCCCTTCGGGCTCGGTCAAACGGTGACCTCGGGGATTGTCAGCGCGCTCGGCCGCCGGGGCCTCGGCATCGAGGGCTACGAGGACTTCATCCAGACCGACGCCTCCATCAACCCCGGCAACTCCGGTGGGCCCCTGGTGGACCTGCGCGGGGAGCTGGTGGGGCTCAACACCGCCATCCTGGCGCCGAACGGGGGGAACGTCGGCATCGGTTTCGCCATCCCCGCCAACATGGCCCGGGACGTGATGGCTCACCTGGTCGCCCACGGCGCGGTGCGCCGGGGCGAGATCGGGGTGACGGTGCAGGACCTGACGCCGGCCCTCGCGGGCGCCTTCGACCTCAGCAGGGAACAGGGTGCCGTCGTGACCGGCGTGGCGAAGGATTCGCCCGCCGCCCGCGCGGGGCTCAAGCCGGGGGACGCCCTGGTCTCCATCAACGGCAGGGAGGTCCGCGACGCCGCCGACGTGCGCAACGCCATCGGCCTGCTGCGTGTCGGGCAGGAGGTTCGGGTCGAATTCCAGCGTGCGGGCAAGGTGCGCTCGGTCACCATCCGGGTCGCCGAGCCGAGCCGTGAGGCCGCTGCCGGGGACGCGCTGCACCCGCACCTGGCGGGTGCCACCTTCGGGGATCTGGAGTCGCCCCAGCAGGGACGCAAGAAGGGGGTGGGCGTTCTCGGGGTAGAGGGGCGCAGCCCCGCGGCCGAGCTCGGGCTGCGCAAGGGGGACGTCATCACGAGCGTGAACCGCACGCCGGTCGAGGGTCTGGAGGACTTCACCCGGCTCGTGCGCCAGAGCGGGTCGGGGCTCCTTCTCGGGATGCGCCGGGGGGCGACCTCCGTTTACATCCTGGTGCGCTGA
- the ssb gene encoding single-stranded DNA-binding protein, with protein MARGINKVILIGNLGADPEVRFMPSGGAVANVRVATNETWKDRQSGEQQERTEWHRVVLFGQLGELAQKYLRKGSRIYIEGRLQTRKWQGQDGQDRYATEIVANDMQMLDRREGEPGGAGSQTGGEPNTFGGPPSYGDEGTPSPAREPRGGGRTQSRAPASAPPPETDPNDDIPF; from the coding sequence ATGGCGCGAGGCATCAACAAAGTCATCCTGATCGGAAACCTGGGTGCCGACCCCGAGGTGCGCTTCATGCCGAGCGGGGGGGCGGTGGCCAACGTGCGCGTCGCCACCAACGAGACCTGGAAGGACCGGCAGAGCGGCGAGCAGCAGGAACGCACCGAGTGGCACCGGGTGGTCCTGTTCGGCCAGCTGGGCGAGCTCGCCCAGAAGTACCTACGCAAGGGCAGCCGCATCTACATCGAGGGCCGCCTCCAGACCCGCAAGTGGCAGGGCCAGGACGGACAGGACCGCTACGCGACCGAGATCGTCGCCAACGACATGCAGATGCTCGACCGGCGTGAGGGCGAGCCTGGCGGGGCCGGGTCTCAGACCGGCGGTGAGCCGAACACCTTCGGGGGACCCCCTTCGTACGGGGACGAGGGCACCCCGTCGCCGGCCCGCGAGCCTCGGGGGGGCGGACGCACCCAGTCCCGGGCGCCGGCGAGCGCGCCCCCGCCCGAGACGGACCCGAACGACGACATCCCCTTCTGA
- a CDS encoding MFS transporter — translation MEYSVPSPTAAATLDGPERRAAFSLAAIYAIRMLGLFLVLPVFTLHAQDYPDYTPLLAGLAIGAYGLSQALLQIPFGVLSDRLGRKPVITAGLLLFALGSAWSALAGSVLGILVGRALQGAGAIAGPVLALAADLTREEHRTRVMATIGASIGLSFAAALVLGPVISRHLGLAGIFWVTAALALACLALLHLLVPTPRVSRVHGNTEPVPGRLAGVLRDPDLLRIDVGILALHFVMTALFVALPLQLRDELGLAADQHWRVYLAVLALSIALMVPVVVLAERRRRTREVFLGAITAAALAQLALLLPHGGVLPLAAVLVLYFAAFNVLEATLPSLIARIAPAESKGSAMGVYATAQFLGAFLGGAGGGAALGLGGPPAVFALSAMVLAGWLAVAVGMRAPHRL, via the coding sequence ATGGAATACTCCGTTCCGAGCCCCACCGCGGCCGCCACCCTCGACGGGCCGGAGCGCCGCGCGGCGTTCAGCCTGGCGGCGATCTACGCCATCCGCATGCTCGGCCTGTTCCTGGTCCTGCCCGTCTTCACCCTCCACGCCCAGGACTACCCGGACTACACGCCACTGCTCGCCGGGCTCGCGATCGGCGCCTACGGGCTCTCCCAGGCCCTGCTGCAAATCCCCTTCGGGGTCCTGTCGGACCGCCTGGGCCGCAAGCCCGTCATCACCGCCGGCCTGCTGCTCTTCGCCCTGGGCAGCGCATGGTCCGCCCTGGCCGGCAGCGTGCTCGGGATCCTGGTCGGCCGGGCCCTCCAGGGGGCGGGCGCCATCGCAGGGCCCGTGCTCGCGCTCGCCGCGGACCTGACGCGCGAGGAGCACCGCACCCGGGTGATGGCCACCATCGGCGCGAGCATCGGCCTGTCGTTCGCCGCGGCGCTGGTCCTCGGGCCGGTGATCAGCCGCCACCTCGGGCTGGCGGGCATCTTCTGGGTGACGGCGGCCCTCGCCCTGGCCTGCCTGGCGCTGTTGCACCTCCTGGTGCCGACCCCGCGCGTGAGCCGCGTGCACGGGAACACCGAGCCGGTGCCCGGGCGGCTCGCGGGAGTCCTGCGCGACCCGGACCTGCTGCGGATCGACGTGGGCATCCTCGCCCTGCACTTCGTCATGACCGCGCTCTTCGTGGCGCTGCCCCTGCAGCTGCGCGACGAGTTGGGGCTGGCCGCGGACCAACACTGGAGGGTCTACCTCGCGGTCCTGGCGCTCTCCATCGCGCTCATGGTGCCCGTCGTGGTCCTCGCCGAGCGGCGCCGGCGCACCCGGGAGGTGTTCCTCGGCGCCATCACCGCCGCCGCGCTCGCGCAACTGGCGCTGCTACTCCCCCATGGTGGCGTGCTCCCGCTCGCCGCCGTGCTGGTCCTCTACTTCGCCGCCTTCAACGTGCTCGAGGCCACCCTGCCGTCCCTCATCGCCCGCATCGCCCCGGCCGAGAGCAAGGGCAGCGCCATGGGTGTCTACGCCACCGCGCAGTTCCTCGGGGCCTTCCTCGGTGGCGCGGGGGGCGGCGCGGCCCTCGGCCTCGGCGGGCCTCCGGCCGTCTTCGCCCTCTCGGCCATGGTCCTCGCGGGGTGGCTCGCCGTGGCCGTGGGGATGCGCGCGCCGCACCGTCTCTAG
- the uvrA gene encoding excinuclease ABC subunit UvrA: protein MDTIRIRGARTHNLKNVDLDLPRGRLVVVTGLSGSGKSSLAFDTIYAEGQRRYVESLSAYARQFLSVMEKPDVDLIEGLSPAIAIEQKSTSHNPRSTVGTVTEVYDYLRLLWARVGEPRCPEHGAPLDAQTVSQMVDQVLGLPEGARLMLLAPVVDDRKGEHAQMLERLRAQGFLRARVDGEVRELDDPAGLDPKRRHTVEVVVDRFRVRADLRARLAESFETAVELGDGRARVAWMDEPERPELVFSARYACPVCGYGLAELEPRIFSFNNPAGACPVCDGLGVQTFFDPEKVVAHPELSLPGGAVRGWDRRNAYYYQMLEALAGHYGFDLDLPFGELPERVREVLLRGSGEEVLTFTFQGLRGRPHHKTQPFEGILPSMERRYRESESAVIREELAGFLSERSCPACQGSRLGVAARHVFVGGRTLPAVTSLAIAGARGFFEGLALPGQKAEIAGRILKEVHDRLRFLVDVGLDYLTLDRAAETLSGGEAQRIRLASQIGAGLVGVTYILDEPSIGLHPRDNRRLLDSLEQLRDLGNTVIVVEHDEEAIRAADHVVDMGPGAGVNGGWVVAQGTAAEVERTPGSLTGEYLSGARRIPVPARRAPPDPAQWLSLGGARGNNLKDITVRLPVGLMTCITGVSGSGKSTLLNDTLYPIVARELNGANASPAPYREVTGLALLDKVVAIDQSPIGRTPRSNPATYTGLFAPIRDLFAGTHEARARGYSSGRFSFNVRGGRCEACQGDGLIKVEMHFLPDVYVPCDVCKGRRYDRETLEVRYKGRNIHEVLEMTVEEARRFFEPVSFVARKLQTLVEVGLGYIRLGQSATTLSGGEAQRVKLARELSRRDTGRTLYILDEPTTGLHFHDVAQLLEVLGRLRDHGNTLVVIEHNLDVIKTADWVVDLGPEGGARGGEVVVAGTPEEVARHPGSHTGRHLARVLGGDVRSGREEA from the coding sequence ATGGACACCATCCGCATCCGGGGGGCGCGAACCCACAATCTGAAGAACGTCGACCTGGACCTGCCCCGGGGCAGGCTCGTCGTCGTCACCGGACTCTCGGGCTCGGGCAAGTCCTCGCTCGCCTTCGACACGATCTACGCCGAGGGGCAGCGCCGGTACGTGGAGTCGCTCTCGGCCTACGCCCGGCAATTCCTGTCGGTGATGGAGAAGCCGGACGTCGACCTGATCGAAGGCCTCTCGCCCGCCATCGCCATCGAGCAGAAGTCGACCTCGCACAACCCGCGCTCCACGGTGGGCACGGTGACGGAGGTCTACGACTACCTGCGCCTGCTCTGGGCGCGGGTCGGCGAGCCCCGCTGCCCGGAGCACGGGGCCCCGTTGGACGCGCAGACGGTGAGCCAGATGGTGGACCAGGTTCTCGGTCTCCCCGAAGGGGCCAGGTTGATGCTGCTCGCGCCGGTGGTCGATGACCGCAAGGGCGAGCACGCCCAGATGCTGGAGCGCCTGCGCGCCCAGGGATTCCTGCGGGCGCGGGTCGACGGGGAGGTGCGCGAGCTCGACGACCCCGCTGGCCTCGACCCCAAGCGCCGGCACACGGTCGAGGTCGTGGTGGACCGTTTCCGTGTCCGCGCCGACCTGCGGGCGCGGCTCGCCGAGTCGTTCGAGACCGCCGTGGAGCTCGGCGACGGGCGGGCCCGGGTCGCGTGGATGGACGAGCCCGAGCGCCCCGAGCTCGTCTTCTCGGCCCGCTATGCGTGCCCGGTCTGCGGCTACGGCCTGGCCGAGCTCGAGCCCCGGATCTTCTCCTTCAACAACCCGGCGGGGGCCTGCCCGGTCTGCGATGGCCTCGGGGTCCAGACCTTCTTCGACCCCGAGAAGGTGGTCGCCCACCCGGAGCTGAGCCTGCCGGGCGGTGCCGTGCGGGGGTGGGACCGGCGCAACGCCTACTACTACCAGATGCTCGAGGCCCTGGCCGGTCACTACGGGTTCGACCTGGACCTGCCCTTCGGCGAGCTCCCGGAGCGGGTCCGGGAGGTGCTGCTGCGCGGCAGCGGCGAGGAGGTGCTCACCTTCACCTTCCAGGGACTGCGCGGGCGCCCGCACCACAAGACCCAGCCGTTCGAGGGAATCCTCCCGAGCATGGAGCGCCGATACCGCGAGAGCGAGTCCGCGGTCATCCGCGAGGAGCTGGCCGGGTTCTTGAGCGAGCGCTCCTGCCCCGCCTGCCAGGGCAGCCGCCTGGGTGTGGCGGCAAGGCACGTGTTCGTGGGCGGCAGGACGCTGCCCGCCGTCACCTCCCTGGCGATCGCCGGGGCGAGGGGTTTCTTCGAGGGCCTGGCGCTCCCCGGGCAGAAGGCCGAGATCGCGGGCCGGATCCTGAAGGAGGTCCACGACCGGCTGCGCTTCCTGGTGGACGTGGGGCTCGACTACCTGACCCTGGACCGCGCCGCGGAGACCCTGTCGGGTGGGGAGGCCCAGCGCATCCGGCTGGCCAGCCAGATCGGGGCCGGCCTGGTGGGGGTCACGTACATCCTGGACGAGCCTTCCATCGGCCTGCACCCGCGGGACAACCGGCGGCTGCTCGACAGCCTCGAGCAACTGCGCGACCTCGGCAACACAGTGATCGTCGTGGAGCACGACGAGGAGGCCATCCGGGCGGCCGATCACGTCGTCGACATGGGCCCCGGGGCAGGCGTGAACGGCGGGTGGGTCGTGGCCCAGGGCACCGCCGCCGAGGTGGAGCGCACGCCCGGGTCGCTCACCGGCGAATACCTCAGCGGGGCCCGGCGCATCCCCGTCCCCGCGCGCCGGGCGCCTCCCGACCCCGCGCAGTGGCTGAGCCTGGGCGGCGCCCGGGGCAACAACCTCAAGGACATCACGGTGCGTCTCCCGGTGGGCCTCATGACCTGCATCACCGGGGTCTCCGGCTCGGGGAAGTCCACGCTCCTGAACGACACCCTGTATCCCATCGTCGCGCGGGAGCTGAACGGCGCCAACGCGTCGCCTGCGCCCTACCGTGAGGTCACGGGGCTCGCGCTGCTGGACAAGGTGGTCGCCATCGACCAGAGCCCCATCGGGAGGACCCCGCGCTCGAACCCCGCGACCTACACCGGTCTCTTCGCCCCGATCCGCGATCTCTTCGCGGGAACCCACGAGGCCCGTGCCCGGGGCTACTCCTCCGGGCGCTTCAGCTTCAACGTGCGTGGCGGGCGCTGCGAGGCCTGCCAGGGAGACGGGCTGATCAAGGTGGAGATGCACTTCCTCCCCGACGTCTACGTCCCCTGCGACGTCTGCAAGGGCAGGCGCTACGACCGGGAGACGCTCGAGGTGCGCTACAAGGGGCGCAACATCCACGAGGTCCTGGAGATGACGGTGGAGGAGGCCCGGCGCTTCTTCGAGCCCGTCAGCTTCGTCGCGCGCAAGCTGCAGACCCTGGTGGAGGTGGGCCTCGGGTACATCCGGCTCGGGCAGAGTGCCACGACGCTCTCCGGGGGCGAGGCCCAGCGGGTGAAGCTCGCCCGGGAGCTCTCCCGGCGGGACACCGGCCGCACGCTCTACATCCTGGACGAGCCGACGACGGGGCTGCACTTCCACGACGTCGCCCAGCTCCTCGAGGTGCTGGGCCGGCTCCGCGACCACGGGAACACCCTGGTGGTCATCGAGCACAACCTGGACGTCATCAAGACGGCGGACTGGGTGGTCGACCTCGGGCCCGAGGGAGGGGCTCGTGGCGGAGAGGTGGTGGTGGCGGGGACACCCGAGGAGGTGGCCCGGCACCCGGGCTCACACACCGGGCGCCACCTCGCCCGGGTGCTGGGCGGCGACGTCCGGAGCGGGCGGGAGGAGGCCTGA
- a CDS encoding diguanylate cyclase, whose translation MGSAPFVHAARELRQRFLSMLDSLSAVRALAELDCCRGSDVGPLLVGALEALMQHQDFARCSVFLLQDGALVCAAGRDYMEGALESTEGLPPERSYSPRTFRIGEGVVGLAAETRQTQVCSDCAADPRFLALSGQRGAAQGSLVCAPILAGSQVLGVVNVFHPRPQHFQEWHLQVIAVYCAVLGHMLASHRAMHGLEDVVAERTRQLETALVEAEQLRRRYEELSTVDELTGLHNRRFFFAEAEAATARALRHRHPFCMLLVDLDFFKQINDSFGHAIGDAALRDLAAALRRHTREGDILARFGGEEFVLALPNTDLEGARVLAERVRTYVRGLHWEAEGISFGLTVSIGLSTLDHDGRYQGRPLVDHLLRQADKALYFCKSNGRDQVSAHEDIPERQRAVAGR comes from the coding sequence ATGGGCTCCGCACCCTTCGTGCACGCCGCCCGGGAGCTGCGCCAGCGCTTCCTGTCGATGCTCGACTCGCTCTCGGCGGTGCGCGCCCTCGCGGAGCTCGACTGCTGCCGGGGCAGCGACGTGGGCCCGCTGCTGGTGGGGGCCCTCGAGGCGCTCATGCAGCACCAGGACTTCGCCCGTTGCTCGGTGTTCCTCCTGCAGGACGGGGCCCTGGTCTGCGCCGCTGGACGGGACTACATGGAGGGGGCGCTGGAGAGCACCGAGGGGCTGCCCCCCGAGCGCAGCTATTCACCCCGAACCTTTCGCATCGGTGAGGGGGTCGTGGGCCTCGCCGCCGAGACGCGCCAGACCCAGGTCTGCTCCGACTGCGCAGCGGACCCCCGCTTCCTGGCGCTGTCGGGCCAGCGGGGAGCCGCCCAGGGCTCGCTGGTCTGCGCGCCCATCCTCGCGGGGAGCCAGGTCCTCGGGGTCGTGAACGTCTTTCACCCCCGGCCGCAGCATTTCCAGGAGTGGCATCTGCAGGTGATCGCGGTGTACTGCGCCGTCCTCGGCCACATGCTCGCTAGCCACCGGGCCATGCACGGCCTCGAGGACGTGGTCGCGGAGCGCACCCGCCAGCTCGAGACCGCGCTGGTGGAGGCCGAGCAGCTCCGGCGACGCTACGAAGAGCTCTCGACCGTCGACGAGCTCACCGGCCTGCACAACCGGCGATTCTTCTTCGCCGAGGCGGAGGCCGCTACGGCGCGCGCCCTGCGTCACCGCCACCCGTTCTGCATGTTGCTGGTCGACCTGGACTTCTTCAAACAGATCAACGACTCGTTCGGTCACGCGATTGGTGACGCCGCCCTGCGCGACCTGGCCGCGGCGCTGCGCCGCCACACCCGCGAGGGCGACATCCTGGCCCGGTTCGGGGGCGAGGAGTTCGTGCTCGCCCTGCCGAACACCGATCTCGAGGGGGCAAGGGTGCTCGCCGAGCGCGTCCGCACCTACGTCCGGGGCCTGCACTGGGAGGCCGAGGGCATCAGCTTCGGCCTGACGGTCAGCATCGGCCTGTCCACCCTCGACCACGACGGCCGCTACCAGGGACGCCCCCTCGTCGACCACCTGCTGCGTCAGGCGGACAAGGCGCTCTATTTCTGCAAGTCCAATGGGCGCGACCAGGTCTCGGCCCACGAGGACATTCCGGAGCGCCAGCGCGCCGTCGCCGGCCGCTGA
- a CDS encoding HDOD domain-containing protein, with the protein MHTAPAIDHAAELGLRVRQLSDLPPLSHVAQRLLTILGNDDVEVGALAHTIELDPGLTARVVGLARSAFFGYTGNVYTVREAIVRVLGLETVKSLALSLALSGQFHVSPTIGLDLGRYWVTALLTASSSRALASRVGVPGGPDPNAAYLSGLLHNLGLLVMVHLFEADMARVFSLAPGATDSSLAAVERTVVGVDHHRVGGWLADRWHLPREVVVVMQHHHDTTYRGLHWPCVRLVGGCARLCQWYLDHPTEPLEDAHLREDLGIRPDGLEALRSLISERADAVRDLAGTLARPH; encoded by the coding sequence ATGCACACCGCCCCCGCCATCGACCACGCCGCCGAGCTCGGTTTGCGCGTGCGCCAGCTGAGCGATCTCCCGCCGCTGTCGCACGTGGCCCAACGACTGCTCACGATCCTGGGCAACGACGACGTGGAGGTCGGTGCCCTCGCCCACACCATCGAGCTCGACCCTGGCCTGACCGCCCGGGTCGTCGGCCTGGCCCGCTCGGCCTTCTTCGGCTACACGGGCAACGTGTACACGGTTCGCGAGGCCATCGTGCGCGTCCTCGGCCTCGAGACGGTCAAGAGTCTCGCCCTGAGCCTCGCCCTGTCGGGGCAATTTCACGTCAGCCCCACGATCGGGCTGGACCTGGGCCGCTACTGGGTCACCGCCCTGCTCACCGCGTCGAGCTCCCGCGCCCTGGCCTCCCGGGTGGGCGTCCCCGGAGGCCCCGACCCGAACGCGGCCTACCTCTCCGGATTGCTGCACAACCTGGGGCTCTTGGTCATGGTCCACCTCTTCGAGGCGGACATGGCGCGCGTCTTCTCCCTCGCGCCGGGTGCCACCGACTCGAGCCTGGCGGCGGTGGAGCGCACCGTGGTGGGCGTCGACCACCACCGGGTGGGCGGCTGGCTCGCCGACCGCTGGCACCTGCCGCGGGAGGTCGTCGTGGTCATGCAGCATCACCACGACACCACTTACCGCGGCCTGCACTGGCCCTGCGTGCGGCTCGTGGGGGGCTGCGCACGCCTCTGCCAGTGGTACCTGGACCACCCGACCGAACCGCTCGAGGACGCACACCTGCGCGAGGACCTGGGCATCCGCCCGGACGGACTGGAGGCGCTGAGGTCCCTCATCTCCGAGCGGGCGGACGCCGTCCGGGACCTTGCCGGGACCCTCGCGAGGCCGCACTGA